CAGGCATCGGTCACGTATTTCGCTCGACCGGGGCTCCGGCTTTCTAAGCTTGGCGAGCCATCAGGAAAAAACCCGCAACGCCGATGAGCGCTGCGGGTTTTTTTATCGTGACTCGGGGTGCGAGATCAGAAGTTGGCTGGCAACGGTGCTTGCATCCACTTGACGGACATCGCATTCAGTCGACCGTCGGCCTTCGCCTTGTCGATGATGGCGTTCAGCTTCGCCACCATCGCCGTTTCGCCTTTGCCCACACCGATGTAGCAGGGCGTTTCTTCAACCGGGAATTTCAGATCGAAGGCGCGCTGTTTGCTCTTCTCGCGCACGGCGTTCGCCACGATGTTGCCCAGCGTCACGAGCTGCACCTGACCGGCGAGATACGACGCCGCCGTCGCGTTGTTGTCCTCATATCGCTTGATGTTCGTGCTCGGCGGTGCGACGGCGGTCAGCGCAAGGTCTTCCGTCGAGCCGCGCGTCACCGCGATGGTCTTGTTGGCGAGGTCGGCAGGCACCTTGATCGCAATGTCTTGCGGACCATACACGCTCTTCGGGAACGGTGCGTACGCCTTCGTGAAATCGATCGCCTTCTCGCGTTCGGCGTTCTTGCCGAGTGACGAAATGACAACGTCGACCTTGCCCGTCGTCAGATACGCGATGCGGTTCGTGCTGATGACCGGTACGAGTTCGACCTTAGCCCCGATCTCCTTGCCGATCAGCTCCGCCATGTCGATGTCGTAGCCGTGCACTTTGAGGTCGGTACCGATCGAACCGAACGGCGGGAAGTCTTGCGGGATGGCAATGCGGATGACGCCGGTCTTGGCGATGGTCTGGAGGGCGTCGGCGTGGGCGAGGCCTGCGAGACCTCCCAGCGACGCAACGACAACCGCTTGCAGCATCCGGCGACGACCGGCTTGATGAAGGAAGGCAGGCATGACTCGAACTCCTTGGCTTTAGACAACGACGATGACGTGAGAGGGGCTTGCGTACGCGATAACGCACGCAGGTCACAGCGGTCGAACTGGTACGACCAGTGGTGCAAAGTGATAAGCACTAACCGTGCCAGCCGTTCCAGAGCGTTGATGACGGTGGCCGTGAAGTCGAAACGCGGCGGTGGGCGAGACTGACGCACGCTGATACCCGTTTGGGCATTCTGCGCGGCGGTGCGTTGTGCACCAAAGTGAGCCGGTCGGCGGACGAACCGGTGCATGAATCGGGGGGTATTACGGGGTGCATCGCGGCATCCGGCGCGGCGACGGCAAGTGGACACCCGCTAACTTTCGTATAATCGGGGAATTGTTCCAGGAACCGTAACGGCTGCCGTTCGCCGGGGTTCACGCAAGTCAATGATCGGCCTGAGGAAAGCGAGTCAACAGTGGCACTGATGATTACCGACGAATGCATCAATTGCGACGTGTGCGAGCCTGAGTGCCCGAACGACGCAATTTCGATGGGGGTCGAGATCTATGAGATCGATCCGAACAAATGCACGGAGTGTGTCGGACACTTCGACGAACCGCAGTGTGTGCAGGTGTGTCCGGTGGAGTGTATTCCCATCAATCCGGAACACGTCGAGACGCCCACACAACTGCTGGAGAAGTACACCCATCTGCAAGCGGCCAAGTCCGCCTGAATGGCCTGAGCGGCATGAGCGGCAACCGACCGCTCATCCCGCGCCGCCAACGATGCCAGATCTCACCGGCCGGGTCACTTTCCCGGCGACGCGTGCAGACGCATCATCGCCTTTTCCATCTCACCCTTAACAACCAGGTCGACGATGTCGAGCGATCGCGACATGGCGTCGTCGATCTGTTCCTGCTCTTCCTTGCGCGGCGGCTTGAGCACGAAGTCCACGACCTGCTGCTGGCTTCCGGCCGGTTGTAGCGTGCGCGGGTGTCCAATGCCCAGACGCAGTCGCCAGAATTCAGGCGTCGTCAGATGCGCGGCAATATCCTTGAGGCCGTTGTGCCCGCCACTGCCACCGCCACGCTTGAGCTTGACGGTGCCGGGCAACAAATCGAGTTCGTCATGCACGACGAGGATCTCGTCCGGCAGGATCTTGTAGAAGCGAGCGAGTGCTACGACCGACTGCCCCGAGCGGTTCATGAAGGTCTGCGGCTCCAGCAGCCACACTTCCTGCCCGGCCACGCGCGTACGTGCTGCGAAGCCGTGAAAGTTCTTCTGGTTGGTGAGCGACGCGCCGCATTGCTGCGCCAGCGCGTCGACGAACCAGAACCCTGCGTTGTGACGCGTCGCAGTGTATTCGGCGCCCGGATTGCCGAGCCCTACGATCAGCTTGATCATTTCGGTATCAGGATCTTGGCACGCGCCATCTTGGCATGCGCGCCGCCATAAAAAAACCCGCCGGACATGATGTCGCGGCGGGTCTTGCGTCCAGCGTCGCCGCTGAAAGCTAGCGAACGAGGCTTAGGCAGCCGGCGTTTCGCCTTCAGCCGAAGCAGCCGCTTCGTCAGCAGCAGCGCCAGCCGGTTGAACGGCTTGTGCCACCACCGGGTTTTCTTGCTCGACGTGCAGCGTCAGCGTCACGCCGGCGGGCAGCTTGACGTCCTTGGCGTGAACCGTCTTGCCAGCTTCCAGAGCCGACAGGTCGACTTCCAGGAATTCCGGCAGCTTGCCCGGCAGGCAGCTAACGTCCAGTTCGTTCAGGGTGTGGCTGATCACGTTCGAAGCCAGCTTCACGGCCGGGGCGTTTTCTGCGCCCAGGAAGTGCAGGGGCACCTTGACGTGGATCGGCTTGTTCGCGTCGACACGTTGGAAGTCAACGTGCAGAACCAGTTGCTTGAACGGGTGGTACTGCACATCGCGCAGCAGCACTTGTTCGGTCTTGCCAGCGACTTCCAGCTCGAGAATCGACGAGTGGAAAGCTTCCTTGCGGAGCGCGTGCCACAGGGCATTGTGATCCAGCTCGATCAGTTGCGGATCAACGTTACCACCGTACACGATGCCCGCGGTCTTGCCGGCATTGCGCAGGCGGCGGCTCGCACCCGTACCTTGCAGATTACGCTCAAAAGCGACGACTTTCATAACAACTCCTTGAGCTGCCCGCGACCAGGCAGCGATTTCTTCCTGAATTTCCCGCCAAAAAACACGGGTTTCAGTAACGACAAAGGCGGGGATAGGCTCCCCGCCGACATAACAACGGCGCCACACAGGCGCCGTCGCAAAATTTTACCGAACGCTTATTCCGCGAACAGCGACATCACCGAGTCGCCGCGACGGATACGCGAGAACGTCTCGGCCAGCAGGTTCGCGCAGCTCAGTTGGCGAATCTTGCCGCCCTTCGAGTCGTCGCGCAGCGGGATCGTGTCGGTGACGACCACTTCATCCAGCTCCGAGGCGTTGATACGCGCTGCGGCACCGCCCGAAAGCACCGGGTGCGTACAGTAGGCATACACCTTCTTCGCGCCACGTTCCTTCAGCACTTGTGCGGCTTTGCACAGCGTACCGGCGGTGTCGACCATGTCATCCATGATGACGCAGGTACGGCCTTCGACTTCACCGATGATGTTCATCACTTCAGCGACGTTGGCCTTCGGACGACGTTTGTCGATGATGGCCAGATCGCAATGCAGCTGCTTGGCGAGGGCACGGGCACGAACCACGCCGCCGACGTCGGGCGACACCACCAGCAGGTTTTCATGGTTCTGCGCACGCACGTCTTGCAACAGCAGCGGCGAAGCGTAGATGTTGTCGACCGGGATATCGAAGAAGCCCTGAATCTGGTCGGCGTGCAGGTCCATCGTGATGATGCGTTCGACGCCCGCGATTTGCAGCATATTGGCGACGACCTTCGCCGAGATCGCCACGCGCGCCGAGCGGGGGCGACGATCCTGACGGGCATAGCCGAAATACGGGATGGCAGCGGTGATCCGGCCGGCAGAAGCGCGCTTGAGCGCGTCGACCATGATCATCAGTTCCATCAGATTGTCGTTGGTCGGAGCGCACGTCGACTGGAGGACGAAGACGTCCTTGCCGCGCACGTTTTCCTGAATTTCGACTTGAATCTCACCATCCGAGAACCGGCTGGCCATGGCTTTGCCGAGGGGGATACCGAGAGTATCGACGACCGCTTGGGCCAAGGCGGGATTGGCGTTCCCGGTGAATACCATCAGGTTATCACTACTCATCTGGCTACCTGCGGGACGTTTGGATGCTGAGACTTTACGACAGAAGAAATTGGCAGGGGAGGAAGGACTCGAACCCTCGTATGCCGGAATCAAAATCCGGTGCCTTAACCAACTTGGCGACTCCCCTACACTAACCGATGCCTTCGCTGCGTTGTAGGAAACGCAACAAAGTAAAACCTTTTTACGCGAAGGCGAACATTGGATGTTCGGCCAGGCTAGTGGTCACTTGACCGATCCAGCGCTCTGGCAATCGCTTGCATGCCGCTTCCGCATCTGCTTTCGTGTCAAATACACCGAACACGCTAGCGCCGGATCCCGTCATACGTGCAGTGGTGAAGGTTCTGAACCAGTCAATCACAGCAGCGACTTCCGCGTATTCTCGAGTGACAACCGCCTGCATGTCGTTACGGAAGATTTCATCCGTTTCGAACACGTTTTTGTTGGCGTGCTCAAGAAAGAACGCCATTGTGACGATCTTCGTATCCCTTGTCAACAGGGGATCCGTAAATATTTTGTTGGTCGCGACATGCACGCGCGGGTTCACCACGAGGAAGTGGCGCTGCGGCAAATCCACGGCGTGCAGTTCTTCACCAAGGCCCTCTGCGAAGGCATTGCGGCCGAAAACGAAAAAGGGCACGTCCGCACCCAGTTTCAGGGCAAGTGTCTGAAGGGTTTCGCGCGGTAGATCGAGTTGCCACATGCGGTTGAGCGCGAGCAACGTCGTCGCGGCGTCGGAACTGCCGCCGCCAATGCCGCCACCGGCCGGCAGGCGCTTCTCGATGCCGATATCCACGCCGAAACGCACGCCACAGTGTTCTTGCAGCAGGCGCGCGGCGCGCACCGTCAGATCGGTCTCCGGCGGCACGCCGGGCAACGGATTCGTGTGAACGATCTGTCCGTCGTCGCGGCGCTCGAAATGCAGCGTGTCGGCCCAGTCGATCAGTTGAAAGACGGTTTGCAGTTCGTGATACCCGTTAGGCCGTTGTCCGACGATGTGAAGGAACAGGTTCAGCTTGGCCGGGGCCGGGCAGTCACGCAGGATTTCGTACATGGCGAGGCAAAAAACGGAAGACTTTGAATGAGAAGGGGCACAGGGCGCGGGCTTACTCGTCGATCACGAGTCGCACGGCAAGCGGCGAGTTGTCGAGATCGCGCGACAGATCGACACGTTTGACGCGTAACGGTGTGCCGTCGAAATACGCCTGATAGTCGATGGTCCAGCCATCCTGCTTCAGATGGATGGGGCGCTGCGTTTGCGGATCGCGTTCGATGCTCGCCTGCGACCCCGGCGCACCTTGCATGCGCAGCCAGTAACGCAGGCCGCCCACAGGCAGCGCGAAGCCGAGCGCATCGTGCATCACATCTTCGAGACGAGGCCCGGTAATCGGTGCTTTACCCGGCAATTCCAGCGAGGCACTGCGCGGACTCTCGCGCACAATGGCTTGCGT
This window of the Pandoraea sputorum genome carries:
- a CDS encoding transporter substrate-binding domain-containing protein, whose translation is MLQAVVVASLGGLAGLAHADALQTIAKTGVIRIAIPQDFPPFGSIGTDLKVHGYDIDMAELIGKEIGAKVELVPVISTNRIAYLTTGKVDVVISSLGKNAEREKAIDFTKAYAPFPKSVYGPQDIAIKVPADLANKTIAVTRGSTEDLALTAVAPPSTNIKRYEDNNATAASYLAGQVQLVTLGNIVANAVREKSKQRAFDLKFPVEETPCYIGVGKGETAMVAKLNAIIDKAKADGRLNAMSVKWMQAPLPANF
- a CDS encoding YfhL family 4Fe-4S dicluster ferredoxin — translated: MALMITDECINCDVCEPECPNDAISMGVEIYEIDPNKCTECVGHFDEPQCVQVCPVECIPINPEHVETPTQLLEKYTHLQAAKSA
- the pth gene encoding aminoacyl-tRNA hydrolase translates to MIKLIVGLGNPGAEYTATRHNAGFWFVDALAQQCGASLTNQKNFHGFAARTRVAGQEVWLLEPQTFMNRSGQSVVALARFYKILPDEILVVHDELDLLPGTVKLKRGGGSGGHNGLKDIAAHLTTPEFWRLRLGIGHPRTLQPAGSQQQVVDFVLKPPRKEEQEQIDDAMSRSLDIVDLVVKGEMEKAMMRLHASPGK
- a CDS encoding 50S ribosomal protein L25/general stress protein Ctc, giving the protein MKVVAFERNLQGTGASRRLRNAGKTAGIVYGGNVDPQLIELDHNALWHALRKEAFHSSILELEVAGKTEQVLLRDVQYHPFKQLVLHVDFQRVDANKPIHVKVPLHFLGAENAPAVKLASNVISHTLNELDVSCLPGKLPEFLEVDLSALEAGKTVHAKDVKLPAGVTLTLHVEQENPVVAQAVQPAGAAADEAAASAEGETPAA
- a CDS encoding ribose-phosphate pyrophosphokinase, giving the protein MSSDNLMVFTGNANPALAQAVVDTLGIPLGKAMASRFSDGEIQVEIQENVRGKDVFVLQSTCAPTNDNLMELMIMVDALKRASAGRITAAIPYFGYARQDRRPRSARVAISAKVVANMLQIAGVERIITMDLHADQIQGFFDIPVDNIYASPLLLQDVRAQNHENLLVVSPDVGGVVRARALAKQLHCDLAIIDKRRPKANVAEVMNIIGEVEGRTCVIMDDMVDTAGTLCKAAQVLKERGAKKVYAYCTHPVLSGGAAARINASELDEVVVTDTIPLRDDSKGGKIRQLSCANLLAETFSRIRRGDSVMSLFAE
- the ispE gene encoding 4-(cytidine 5'-diphospho)-2-C-methyl-D-erythritol kinase, coding for MYEILRDCPAPAKLNLFLHIVGQRPNGYHELQTVFQLIDWADTLHFERRDDGQIVHTNPLPGVPPETDLTVRAARLLQEHCGVRFGVDIGIEKRLPAGGGIGGGSSDAATTLLALNRMWQLDLPRETLQTLALKLGADVPFFVFGRNAFAEGLGEELHAVDLPQRHFLVVNPRVHVATNKIFTDPLLTRDTKIVTMAFFLEHANKNVFETDEIFRNDMQAVVTREYAEVAAVIDWFRTFTTARMTGSGASVFGVFDTKADAEAACKRLPERWIGQVTTSLAEHPMFAFA
- a CDS encoding outer membrane lipoprotein LolB, with protein sequence MVEKSQCASHPVIRRVDASRFVRAAALVVACTASVIATGCASLAPPAPVEPTAGATVEHYRGRFSVRYEQNGEARNTYGNFDWQQNGENATVQLLDPLGQTQAIVRESPRSASLELPGKAPITGPRLEDVMHDALGFALPVGGLRYWLRMQGAPGSQASIERDPQTQRPIHLKQDGWTIDYQAYFDGTPLRVKRVDLSRDLDNSPLAVRLVIDE